In a single window of the Elaeis guineensis isolate ETL-2024a chromosome 8, EG11, whole genome shotgun sequence genome:
- the LOC105050167 gene encoding reticulon-like protein B11: MAGGEVLDRLSAPAPTAASSASPPSPRRSRRSMHRALGGGAVADVLLWRRRNVGILVVTAATAVWFLFERAGYSFLSLMANAFLLLVVILFFWAKSASLLNRPLPPLPNLEVSEEFVGKVADEARVCINRVLAVGHDIAIRRDRKVFLQVTLLLWLVSYIGSLFNFLTLVYIGVLLSITLPALYDNYQDHVDEKLSLAHKLLLKHCDNILRRGTRKPAKEKKIQ; encoded by the exons ATGGCCGGCGGAGAAGTTCTCGACAGACTATCCGCGCCGGCCCCGACGGCGGCTTCTTCCGCGTCGCCTCCCTCGCCCCGTCGGAGTCGGCGATCTATGCACCGTGCCCTCGGCGGCGGCGCtg TTGCCGATGTGCTCCTTTGGAGGCGGAGGAACGTCGGGATTCTCGTGGTGACGGCCGCCACCGCCGTATGGTTCCTCTTCGAACGGGCTGGGTACAGCTTCCTCTCTCTAATGGCCAACGCGTTCCTCCTCCTCGTCGTTATCCTCTTTTTCTGGGCCAAATCCGCCTCCCTTCTCAACAG ACCTCTTCCGCCCCTTCCCAATCTGGAGGTTTCTGAGGAGTTCGTAGGGAAAGTTGCGGATGAGGCTCGGGTGTGTATCAATCGTGTGTTGGCTGTTGGACATGATATTGCCATTAGGAGAGATAGGAAGGTGTTTCTTCAG GTTACATTGCTTTTGTGGCTTGTTTCATATATTGGGAGTTTGTTTAACTTTCTTACACTAGTTTATATTG GGGTGCTTCTGTCTATCACTCTTCCTGCATTGTATGATAATTACCAGGACCATGTTGATGAAAAGCTTAGTCTAGCACATAAATTACTCTTGAAGCACTGCGACAACATTCTAAGAAGGGGAACAAGAAAACCAGCCAAAGAGAAGAAGATCCAGTAG